From Canis aureus isolate CA01 chromosome 7, VMU_Caureus_v.1.0, whole genome shotgun sequence, a single genomic window includes:
- the MDGA1 gene encoding MAM domain-containing glycosylphosphatidylinositol anchor protein 1 isoform X2 encodes MLQCLVTGHPRPQVRWTKTAGSASDKFQETSVFNETLRIERIARTQGGRYYCKAENGVGVPAIKSIRVDVQYLDEPVLTVHQTVSDVRGNFYQEKTVFLRCTVNSNPPARFIWKRGSDTLSHSQDNGVDIYEPLYTQGETKVLKLKNLRPQDYASYTCQVSVRNVCGIPDKAITFRLTNTTAPPALKLSVNETLVVNPGENVTVQCLLTGGDPLPQLQWSHGPGPLPLGALAQSGTLSIPSVQARDSGYYNCTATNNVGNPAKKTVNLLVRSMKNATFQITPDVIKESENIQLGQDLKLSCHVDAVPQEKVTYQWFKNGKPARMSKRLLVTRNDPELPAVTSSLELIDLHFSDYGTYLCVASFPGAPVPDLSVEVNISSETVPPTISVPKGRAVVTVREGSPAELQCEVRGKPRPPVLWSRVDKEAAMLPSGLPLEETPDGKLRLEHVSRDMSGTYRCQTARYNGFNVRPREAQVQLNVQFPPEVEPSSQDVRQALGRPVLLRCSLLRGSPQRIAAAVWRFKGQLLPPPPAVPAAEAPDHSELRLDAVTRDSSGSYECSISNDVGSATCLFQVSAKAYSPEFYFDTPNPTRSHKLSKNYSYVLQWTQREPDAVDPLLNYRLSVRQLNQHSATVKAIPVRRVEKGQLLEYVLTDLRVPHSYEVRLTPYTTFGAGDMASRIIHYTEPINSPNLSDNTCHFEDEKICGYTQDLTDNFDWTRQNALTQNPKRSPNTGPPTDISGTPEGYYMFIETSRPRELGDRARLVSPLYNASAKFYCVSFFYHMYGKHIGSLNLLVRSRNKGALDTHAWSLSGNKGNVWQQAHVPINPSGPFQIIFEGVRGSGYLGDIAIDDVTLKKGECPRKQMDPNKVVVMPGSGAPRQPHPQLWGPMAIFLLALQR; translated from the exons ACCTGGACGAGCCCGTGCTGACGGTCCACCAGACGGTGAGCGATGTTCGAGGCAACTTCTACCAGGAGAAGACGGTGTTCCTGCGCTGTACTGTCAACTCCAACCCACCGGCCCGCTTCATCTGGAAGCGGGGTTCCGACACCCTATCTCACAGCCAGGACAATGGGGTCGACATCTATGAGCCCCTCTATACCCAG GGGGAGACCAAGGTCCTGAAGCTGAAGAACCTGCGGCCACAGGACTATGCCAGCTACACCTGCCAGGTGTCTGTCCGCAATGTGTGCGGCATCCCAGACAAGGCCATCACCTTCCGGCTCACAAACACCACGG CACCACCAGCCCTGAAGCTGTCTGTGAATGAAACTCTGGTGGTAAATCCTGGGGAGAATGTGACCGTACAGTGTCTGCTGACAGGCGGCGATCCCTTACCCCAGCTTCAGTGGTCCCACGGGCCGGGCCCGCTGCCCCTGGGTGCTCTGGCCCAGAGTGGCACCCTCAGCATCCCTTCAGTGCAGGCACGGGACTCTGGCTATTACAACTGCACCGCCACCAACAACGTGGGCAACCCTGCCAAGAAGACCGTCAACCTGCTGGTGCGAT CCATGAAGAATGCTACATTCCAGATCACCCCAGATGTGATCAAAGAGAGTGAGAACATACAGTTGGGCCAGGACCTGAAGCTGTCATGCCATGTGGATGCAGTGCCCCAAGAGAAGGTGACTTACCAGTGGTTCAAGAATGGCAAGCCAGCACGCATGTCTAAGAGGCTGCTGGTGACCCGAAATGACCCTGAATTGCCTGCCGTCACGAGCAGCCTAGAGCTCATTGACCTGCACTTCAGCGACTATGGCACCTACCTGTGCGTGGCTTCCTTCCCAGGGGCACCAGTGCCTGACCTGAGCGTCGAAGTCAACATCTCCTCTGAGACAG TGCCTCCCACCATCAGCGTGCCCAAGGGCAGGGCCGTGGTGACCGTGCGGGAGGGCTCGCCCGCCGAGCTGCAGTGTGAGGTCCGAGGCAAGCCGCGGCCGCCGGTGCTCTGGTCCCGCGTGGACAAGGAGGCTGCGATGCTGCCTTCGGGGCTGCCCCTGGAGGAGACCCCCGACGGGAAGCTGCGGCTGGAGCACGTGAGCCGCGACATGAGCGGGACCTACCGCTGCCAGACGGCTCGGTATAATGGCTTCAACGTGCGCCCTCGCGAGGCCCAGGTGCAGCTGAACGTGCAGT tccCGCCCGAGGTGGAGCCCAGCTCCCAGGACGTGCGCCAGGCGCTGGGCCGGCCCGTGCTGCTGCGCTGCTCGCTGCTGCGGGGCAGCCCCCAGCGCATCGCCGCGGCCGTGTGGCGCTTCAAAGGGCAGCTGCTGCCCCCGCCGCCCGCTGTCCCCGCCGCCGAGGCCCCCGACCACTCGGAACTGCGCCTGGACGCCGTCACCCGCGACAGCAGCGGCAGCTACGAGTGCAGCATCTCCAACGACGTGGGCTCGGCCACCTGCCTCTTTCAGGTCTCGG CCAAAGCCTACAGCCCGGAGTTTTACTTCgacacccccaaccccacccgcAGCCACAAGCTGTCCAAGAACTACTCCTATGTGCTGCAGTGGAcacagagggagcccgatgctgtcGACCCCCTGCTCAACTACAGACTCAGTGTCCGCCAG CTGAATCAGCACAGCGCCACGGTGAAGGCCATCCCGGTGCGGCGCGTGGAGAAGGGGCAGCTGCTGGAGTACGTCCTGACCGACCTCCGTGTGCCCCACAGCTACGAGGTCCGCCTCACGCCCTACACCACCTTCGGGGCTGGTGACATGGCCTCCCGCATCATCCACTACACAGAGC CCATCAACTCTCCCAACCTGTCAG ACAACACCTGccattttgaagatgagaaaatCTGTGGCTACACCCAGGACCTGACCGACAACTTTGACTGGACACGTCAGAATGCCCTCACGCAGAATCCCAAGCGCTCCCCCAACACTGGTCCCCCCACTGACATCAGCGGCACCCCTGAGG GCTACTACATGTTCATTGAGACATCAAGGCCCCGGGAGCTGGGGGACCGAGCCCGTTTGGTGAGTCCCTTGTACAATGCCAGCGCTAAGTTCTACTGCGTCTCCTTTTTCTACCACATGTACGGGAAGCACATCG GCTCCCTCAACCTCCTGGTGCGGTCCCGGAACAAAGGGGCCCTGGACACGCACGCGTGGTCCCTCAGTGGCAATAAAGGCAACGTGTGGCAGCAGGCGCATGTGCCCATCAACCCCAGCGGGCCCTTCCAG ATTATTTTTGAGGGGGTTCGAGGCTCTGGCTACCTGGGGGATATCGCCATAGATGACGTCACACTGAAGAAGGGAGAATGTCCCCGGAAGCAGATGGATCCCAATAAAG TGGTGGTGATGCCGGGCAGTGGAGCCCCCCGCCAGCCCCACCCACAGCTCTGGGGGCCCATGGCCATCTTCCTCTTGGCATTGCAGAGATGA